In Microbacterium sp. No. 7, the genomic window GATCCCACATGATCATCTGCGGGTCCTTCTGCAGCGGCGCGAAGACGCTGACGGTGGGCAGGTCGCCCGAGTGCGCGATCGCCTCGTCGGTGCCGACGTAGGCGAGGAAGATCGACGGGTCGTTGTACATCTGGGCGTTCGGCTGCGTGAAGCCGGTCGCCGGGCCGCCCGAGAGGATCGTCACGTCGACGCCGGTGTACTCGCCGGATGCCAGGAGCGGCCCGGTCACCGACTTGTTCTGCCCGTCGACCTCGTAGTCGTCGCCGAGCAGCGCGTAGAGGTGGCCGTGCTCCGACTCGGGGTTCCAGTCGGTCTGGATGCGGATGTCGGCGGGGCAGCCCGCCGCGGCGAGGTCGACGGCGCCGATCTCGACACCGGCATCCGCCGTGCTCGACTCGGCGGACTCGGACGGTGCGGCGGGGGTGCTCGACGAGCACGCGGCGAGGGCGAGGGCGCCGATCGCGACCACGCCGACGGCGCTGGCCTTGCGGTAGCTGCGCATGGGGTCTCCTTGGTGTGTGGGATGGATGCTGTGGGTCGGAACGCCGCGGCTCAGCCGAAGTCGTACCACTTGCCGACGGCCCGGCGACCGAGCCAGCCGAAGAACAGGAAGATGACGACGCCGAACAGCGACGCCACGAGGATCGAGGCGAACAGCTCGGGCGCCTGCAGCCGCGACTGGTAGGTCGCGATGAGGCCGCCGATGCCGCGCTCGCCGCGCTGGAAGAAGAAGTCGCCGACGACGGCGCCGACCACCGCGAGGCCCGCCGAGGTGCGCATGCCGAGGAACATCGAGGGCAGCGCGGCGGGCAGCTCGAGCTTGCTCAGCACGATCCAGCGCGACGCCTTCTGCAGCTGGAACAGCTCGCGCATGCCGCGGTCGACCGACTGCAGGCCGAACAGCGTCGTCGACACCATCGGGAACAGGGCGATGAGCACGCACACGACGACGCGGGCGAAGAAGTCGTAGCCGAACCAGAAGCCGATGAGCGGCACGACCGCGAGGATCGGGATGGACTGCAGGATCACGGCGTACGGGAAGGTGGTGCGCTCGACCCACTTGGCGAGGTTCATCGTGATCGCCCACAGCACGCCGAGGATGATCGCGAAGACGAGGCCGACGAGCGCGACCTGGGCCGAGACCCAGAGCGCCGCGAAGATCTCGGGGCCGGTCTTCGGGTCGAAGTAGACCGCGAGCACCTGCTCGGGCCGCGGCATGAGGAACCCGCGCGTGCCGAGGGCCGCGTTGATGACGTAGACGGCGGCGACGATGACCGCGAGCAGCGCGATCGGCGGGATCCACAGGCTCGGCCGCATCCACTTCGGACGGGGCCGGGATGCCGCGGGCGGCGGCTCGACCGGCGGGGGCGCGGATGCCGGCGACGCGGCGCCCGCGATCGGGGTGCCGGTCGCGGCCGGCTCGGTGGAGGTCATCAGTGGTGTCCTTCCCGCAGGGCGTGGGAGACCTCGCCGACGAGGCGGGCGAACTCGCCCGTGTAGCGGATCTCGGGGTCACGGGGCATGTCGAACGGCACCTCGAACTGGTCGACGATGCGGCCCGGGCGGCCCGACATCACGACGACCTTGGTGGAGATGTAGACGGCCTCCGAGACCGAGTGGGTGATGAACAGGCCCGCGAACCGGGTCGCGGCGAAGAGCCGGATCAGCTCGTCGTTGAGGTTCTCCCGGGTGATCTCGTCGAGTGCCCCGAACGGCTCGTCGAACAGGAACAGCTCGGGCTCGAGCGTCAGCGAGCGGGCGAGCGAGGCGCGCATGCGCATGCCGCCCGAGAGCTGCCGGGGCAGGTGGCTCTCGAAGCCCTTCAGGCCGACGAGCTCGATCGTCTCGCTCGCCTTCTTGCGCCGCTGCGCCTTGGTCTGCCAGTTGAGCTCGGCGAGCAGCTCGACGTTCTCCTGCACGGTGCGCCAGGGCAGCAGCGTGGCGTCCTGGAAGACGTAGCCGATGCGGTCGGTCGCCATGGTGGCGACGCCGTCGCTCGCCGTCTCCAGCCCCGAGGCGATGCGCAGCAGCGTCGACTTGCCGCAGCCCGAGGGGCCGACGACCGTGACGAACTCGCCGCGGTCGACCGTGAGGTCGACGCCGCGCAGCGCGACGGTGCCGCCGGGAAAGGTCATCTCGACGTTGCGGAAGTCGAGCAGGGTGCCCGTGGCCGCAGACGCGCGGGCCGCGGAGGCGGTGGTGGGAGTGGTCATGCGAGAACCCGATCTGTCGGGGCGGGTGCGGGCGCGGCGACGCTGACGGTGCAGACCGTCGAGGCGACGAGGCGCCCGCGATGGATGACGTGGCGGCTCGGGTCGGCCGTCGCCGCGACGTCGTGGAGGGAGCTGCCGCGCACGGCGAGCAGCTCGGCGCGACCGCCCACGACGGGGCCGGCCGCGGGCAGCCGCATGACGTCGCGGGCGCCCGTGCTGACGAGCCGATAGGCCTCGTCGACGGTCGTGTGCGCCGCGGTGACGAGCAGCGACACCGTCTCGAACGGGTCGCAGCGGCCGAGCGGGTTGAACGGGTCGCGCACGTTGTCGGCGCCCGCGCCCAGCCGTGCGCCCGCGTCGAGCAGCGCGCGCACGGCGGTGAGCCCGCGGGGCGTGGAGACGGGGTGCCCCCAGCCCTGCAGGTAGAGGTTCGTGATCGGCAGGGTGATGATGCCGAGATCGGCCGCGAGAACGTCGGAGATCGCGGCATCCCGCTCCTCCGCGGGCAGCGTGCCCAGGCGCACGCAGTGGCCCGCCGAGGCCGTCATGCCCGACCGGCCGGCGCGCGGCCAGCCGGCGACGCGGCGTGCGAAGACGGGCAGCGTGAGGGCGCCGCCGAGCGACTCGTCGGTGTGCAGGTCGATGCTCGCGCCGCGGCGCTCGGCGAGCGTGAGCAGCCGGTCGAGCTCGACGAAGGGGTCGGATGCCAGGTGCGGCACGCCGCCGACGAGGTCGACGCCGAGGTCGAGGGCGGCCTCGAACACGGCCGTGTCGATCTGGTCGTCGGCGAGCGCGACGAGCTCGATGTCCATGAGGCCCGTGAGGCGCTCGCGCACCTGCAGCAGCGCCTCGACGCCCCGCAGCGGCTCGTCTCCGCGCAGCAGGTCGACGTGCGAGCGGATGGCGGTGAAGCCCTTCGCGAGCATCTCCAGGGCGGTCTGCTCGGCGCGCGCCGCGATCGACGCGACCGTCTCGGTCGCCGAGAACGCCCGGAACTGCTGGATCGCCGTGACGAGGTCGCCGAACGGCGGGTTCGCGAGCTCCCACGTGCGCGACTTGTCGAGGTGCGCGTGCGGCTCGGCGGCCGCCGGCAGCAGCACGTGGCCGTGGAGGTCGAGCTCGTTCGCGCCGGGCGCGGCGGTGCCCGCGGCGACCACGCCCGCCACCGTCTCGCCGTCGAGCACGACGTCGACGATCCGCCCGTCGGCGAGCGTCGCGCCGCGCAGGACGTCGAGCTGCTGCGAGAGCGGAAGGGACACGGGAACTCCTAGATTTCTCTGCCGCGATCGGGTGTGTTCGCGGTGCGGCGTCGTCGGTGACGGGCCGATGTCAGCGACGGTACGTACCGCCTGTTTCGGCCGCGTAACACGTTCGTTTCTGTCTGTCCGGACCGCGGTTCGGGGCGCGGATGCTGTGGTGAGGTGGTGTCGGAAGAAAGGCAGCATCCATGAGTTCACCGCCCACGGGAGACGTGCGGGTCGAGGTCGTCGGCCGCGACGACGCGGCGGCCGGCGTCGTGCAGGTCACGCTCGCGCGCCCCGACCGCACGCCGCTTCCGGGCTGGCAGCCCGGTGCCCACATCGACCTGTTCCTGCCGACGGGCGACATCCGCCAGTACTCGCTGTGCTCCGACCCCGCCGACCCGCGAACGTGGCGCATCGCGGTGCTGCGCGAGCCCGAGGGACGCGGCGGCTCGCGCTTCATCGCCGACGAGCTGCGCGTCGGCGACGCTCTCACGGCGGCCGGACCGCGCTCGCACTTCGCCTTCGACGCCGGGGCGACGTCGAAGGCCGTGCTCATCGCGGGCGGCATCGGCATCACGCCGATCCTCGCGATGGCGCGCGCCGCGGCCGAGGCCGGGCGCGACTACGAGCTGCACTACGCGGGACGCGCGGGACGCATGGCCTTCGTCGACGAGCTGCGCGAGCGGCACGGCGACCGGCTCGTGCTGCATGTCTCCGACGAGGGCACGCGCCTCGACGTGGCGGCGGTCGTCGCGGAGGCGGCGGGCGCGGGTGCGGTCGCCGAGGCGGCGGGCGGTGCGGGGGTCGCGGAGGCGGCGGGCGGTGCGGGTGCGGGCGGCGCGGGGGTCGCGGCGGAGCTGGTGTGCTGCGGGCCCACGCGCCTGATCGACGCCGTCACCGTGGAGGCGGGGCGCCACGGCGTCCCCCTGTCGGTCGAGCACTTCGAGCCGGCCGAGCTCACGGCGCCCGTGTGGGATCAGGCGTTCGAGGTCGAGCTCGCGATGTCGGGCATGACGATCGAGGTCGCCCCCGGCCAGTCGGTGCTGCAGGCGATCGAGGACGCGGGCGTGCTCGTGCTGTCGAGCTGCACCGAGGGCACCTGCGGCACGTGCGAGACGCCCGTGCTGGAGGGCGAGGTCGACCACCGCGACTCGATCCTGAGCGCCGCGCAGCGCTCCCGCAACGACACCATGTTCGTCTGCGTCTCCCGCGCCGCCTGCCCCCGCCTCGTCCTCGACCTGTAGCCGATTCCCCCGCTGGTCGGGTGACCGCGGCGGAGCCGTGAGCGTATCGAGACCCGTGTAACGGACCGCGGCAAGGGTTTCGATACGCGCGCTGACGCGCGCTACTCAACCAGCGGGACCACACGCCCACCCGCCCCACCCCTGCCGGCCGAGTACCCGCGGCACAGCCGCACCCCACCCCGCTGGTCGAGTGCCCGCGGCGCAGCCGCGGGCGTATCGAGACCCATGTAACGGACCGCGGCAAGGGTTTCGATACGCGCGCTGACGCGCGCTACTCAACCAGCGGGACCACACGCCCGCCTACCCCACCCCGCCGATCGAGCGCCCGCGGCGCAGCCCGCCCCTACCCCCGCTGGTCGAGTGCCCGCGGCGCAGCCGCGGGCGTATCGAGACCCATGTAACGGACCGCGGCAAGGGTTTCGATACGCGCGCTGACGCGCGCTACTCAACCAGCGGGACCACACGCCCACCCGCCCCACCCCGCCAATCGAGCACCCGCGGCGCAGCGCCGCCCCCACCCCGCTGGTCGAGTGCCCGCGGCACAGCCGCGGGCGTATCGAGACCCGTGTCACGGACCCGGTACCCTCGACCGCATGAGCGATCTCGTGGTGACGGTTCCCACTCCGCAGCTGGCCGACGACGTCGGCGCGATCGACGGAGCCGAGGTGGTGGTCTGGCCGATGGATGCCGCGAGCCCGCGCCCGCGCGTCGACCTGGTCGTGCTCCCGTACCTCACCCAGGGCCGCGCGCTGCCGCAGCTCGCGACGGTCGAGGCCGGGCTCGTGCAGAGCCAGGCGATCGGCTTCGACGGCGTCGCCGAGCGGCTGCCCGCCGGCGTCGTGTACGCCAACGCCGCGAGCGTGCACGAGACGTCGACGGCCGAGCTCGCGCTCGCGCTGACCCTGGCATCCCAGCGCCGGCTGCCGGCGTTCGTGCGCGCGCAGCAGCGCGGCGCGTGGGAGTTCACGTTCACCGAGAGCCTCGCCGACCGGCGCGTGCTGCTGCTCGGCTACGGCGGCGTCGGCAAGGCCGTCGCTGCGCGCCTCGCCGGCTTCGAGGTCGAGCTCACCGCGGTCGCCTCGCGTGCGCGGGACGAGGACGGCATCCACGTGCACGGCATCGACGAGCTGCCCGCGCTGCTGCCCGGCGCCGAGATCGTGATCGTGACACTGCCGGCGAACGACGCGACGCGGCATCTCGTCGACGACGCGTTCCTCGCGGCGCTCCCCGACGGCGCGCTCGTGGTCAACGTCGGCCGAGGCCCGCTCGTCGACACCGACGCGCTCGTCGCGCACGTACGGCAGGGCCGCGTGCGCGCCGCGCTCGACGTCACCGATCCCGAGCCGCTGCCCGCGGACCATCCGCTGTGGTCGCTCGACGGCGTGCTCATCTCGCCGCACGTCGGCGGCGCGTCGGCGGCGATGCAGCCCCGCGTCGCCCGCCTCGTGCGCCGCCAGATCGAGCACCTCCTCGCCGGCGAGGAACCCGAGAACGTGGTGCTGCGCACCTGAGCGCCCCCGCTGGTCGATACGCCTGAGGGCCGTGGGAGGGGTTTCGATACGCGCGCTGCGCGCGCTACTCAACCAGCGGAGCCACACGCCCGCCCCACCCCACCCCCGCTGATCGAATGCCCGCGGCGGAGCGGCGGGCGTATCGAGATCCATGTCACGGACCGTGGGAGGGGTTTCGATACGCGCGCTGACGCGCGCTGCTCAACCAGCGGGACCACACGCCCGCCGCACCCCACTCCCGCTGATCGAGTGCCCGCGGCGCAGCCGCGGGCGTATCGAGACCCATGTCACGGACCGCGGCAAGGGTTTCGATACGCGCGCTGCGCGCGCTACTCAACCAGCGGAGCCACACGCCCGCCCCGCCCCACCCCCGCTGATCGAGTGCCCGCGGCGGAGCCGCGGGCGTATCGAGATCCCTCCCACGGGCCGATACGCGGGTTTCGATACGGCACCGCCTCCTCACCTGGCGGGGTGAGGAGCGGGCGCAATCAGGGGGCGTGGTCGCGGCCGGCGAGCTGGTCGAGGGCGTGGTCGAGGATGCCGTCGAGCACGGCGAGCCCATCGCGCACGCCGCCGGGCGAGCCGGGCAGGTTGACGACGAGCGTCGTGCCCGCGACACCGGCGACGCCGCGGCTCAGCAGCGCGAGCGGGGTGTGCTCGGCGCCGCGGCGGCGCAGCTCCTCGGCGATGCCGGGGACCTCGCGGTCGAGCACGGCCCGCGTCTGCTCGGGCGTGCGGTCGGTCGGCGAGAGCCCCGTGCCGCCCGTCGTGAGCACCATCCGGCATCCGTCGTCCACCGCCGCGCGCAGCGCCGCGCCGACCGGATCGCCGTCGGGCACGACGACGACGCGCGCCGCCCACCCCCGCTCGGCCAGCCACGCCGCGATCACGGGACCCGTGCGGTCCTCCCGCTCCCCCGCCGCCGCTCGCGTCGACGCCACGATCACCGCCGCTGTACCCGTCACACCCCCATCCTGCCCTGGTGCCCCCTTCCCTGCCGAGATGGTGGGTTTCTCGCCGAGACGGTGCCTACCACCCCGGCGAGAAACCCACCATCTCGCCGGGGGTGAGGGGCGGTGCGAAGAACCCAACCGCGGCATCGTGCGGGTGCGCCGCACACCGGAGCGCACTTTGCCGCGGTCGAAGAAGCACTCCTGACCTTCAACCGCGGTGAACTGCGGGTGTTCCCCGCGCCGACCCGCGATGTGCCGCGGTTGGGTGGGGCGGGGCAGGCCAGCGCGGCGCCACGGCAGCGCGGGTCAGTGCGGGTAGCCGCGGCGGGCGACGAGCTCGGGCAGCTCGTGCACGCGGGCCGACGCCTCGGCGGCGAGGGGGTTGAGCGAGACGCCCCCGGCATCCACGAGCTCACCGCCCACGTACACGCGCTTCAGGTTGCGGGGGCTCATCGCGAGCACATACGACCGCACCGGATGCCACAGCGGCCCGACGTCCGGCGACAGCGGATCGACCACGACGAAGTCAGCGAGCTTGCCGACCTCCAGCGAGCCCACGCGGTCGTCGACCCCGAGGATCTCCGCGCCGCCGAGCGTGTGCAGCCGCAGCATGAGCTCGGGCATCATCGACAGCGGGTCCTTCGTGCGCGCCCGCTGCATGTAGATGCCCATGCGCATGTTCTGCCACGGGTCGGACACGTCGGTGCACGCCTGGTCGTCGAGCCCCACGCCGACGCGCATGCCCATCTCCAGCATCTCGGGCACGAGCGCGACGCCCGACGCGAGCCGGCCGTTCGACGCCGGCTGCCACGACATCGACGCGCCGCCCGCGACGGCCTCGGCGATGATCTCCGGCGTCGTCTGGATGAAGTGGCCGAACATCAGGCCGAGGCCCAGCGCCCCAGCATCCCGGTACAGCGCGAACTTGGCCTGCTGCACGTCGATCGCCTCGGGCGACTCCAGGAAGTGCGCCTGGTTCGTCACGCCGAACCGGCGCATCGCCTCGACCTCCAGCTCGGCCGCCTCCGGCCGCGGCGACCACTGCACCTGCCCCATGATCGAGCAGCCGAGCGCGCGGTCGGGGTCCATGCGGCGGGTGTGCGCGACCGACGCGCCGAACCGGTCGAAGATCTCGTCGTCGCCGCCGACCGTGACGTCCATCCCGATGGAATCGACGAAGCGGATGCCGGAGTCGCGGCATCCGTCGGCCTGGCGCGTGTGGTAGTCGAGGTCGCGGATGCCGGCCGTGCCGGTGCGCCTGCCGTCGACCATCGGCTCCCACGCCTGCAGCGGGTCGGTGAAGTTGTAGGCGGTCGTCACGCCGTTCGAGAGGAAGTCGAGGCATCCGTGCAGCGTCGACCAGTACAGCTGCTCGGCGCTCATGTGCGCCGTCGTGCCGAGCATCGCGTCGCACCAGCCGTAGAGGGTGTCGGCGACGCCGAGGCCGCGCAGGCCGCTCGTGAACAGGTGCGAATGGCTCGACACGAAGCCGGGGGCGACGAACGCACGCTCGACGTCGAGGGTCTCGTCGACCGCCGCCCGGTGCGCCGCGGGGGGCTCGCCCGAGCCGATCGCGGCGATGCGGCCGTTCTCGACCAGCATCCACCCGTCGTCGATGTAGCCGGGGTCGTCGGTTCCGGCGGGGACCGTGATGAGGCGCGCGTGCGTGACGAGGAGTGACATGCGTGCACGCTACGGGCGGGATGTTTCCGGGGCGTGTCGAGGGCGAAACCGGGCGGGGCTTCGGCGCCGGCCCGGTCCGAACTCCTCCGATCTGTCGCGCAACCCCGCCGAGTAGGCCTCTCTCACCCGCTGCGCCGCCGGATCGGAGGAGTTCGGGCGCCGACGCCCGGCCGCCACACCCCGTGACGTCTCCGAAACACGCCACTTTGCGAGCGGAAACACGCCGCGCCTAGCGTGGGCGCATGAACACCGTCACCGTCTTCTGCGGATCGTCGCCCGGATACGACCCCGTCTACGTGGAGGCCGCCTCCGCCGTGGGCGAGGCGATCGGCCGCGCGGGCATGGGCCTCGTCTACGGCGGCGGGCACGTCGGCCTGATGGGCACAGTGGCGGATGCCGCGCTGCGCGCCGGCGCGCACGTGACGGGCGTGATCCCGCGCGCGCTG contains:
- a CDS encoding 2-hydroxyacid dehydrogenase, with the translated sequence MSDLVVTVPTPQLADDVGAIDGAEVVVWPMDAASPRPRVDLVVLPYLTQGRALPQLATVEAGLVQSQAIGFDGVAERLPAGVVYANAASVHETSTAELALALTLASQRRLPAFVRAQQRGAWEFTFTESLADRRVLLLGYGGVGKAVAARLAGFEVELTAVASRARDEDGIHVHGIDELPALLPGAEIVIVTLPANDATRHLVDDAFLAALPDGALVVNVGRGPLVDTDALVAHVRQGRVRAALDVTDPEPLPADHPLWSLDGVLISPHVGGASAAMQPRVARLVRRQIEHLLAGEEPENVVLRT
- a CDS encoding ABC transporter permease; the protein is MTSTEPAATGTPIAGAASPASAPPPVEPPPAASRPRPKWMRPSLWIPPIALLAVIVAAVYVINAALGTRGFLMPRPEQVLAVYFDPKTGPEIFAALWVSAQVALVGLVFAIILGVLWAITMNLAKWVERTTFPYAVILQSIPILAVVPLIGFWFGYDFFARVVVCVLIALFPMVSTTLFGLQSVDRGMRELFQLQKASRWIVLSKLELPAALPSMFLGMRTSAGLAVVGAVVGDFFFQRGERGIGGLIATYQSRLQAPELFASILVASLFGVVIFLFFGWLGRRAVGKWYDFG
- a CDS encoding amidohydrolase family protein; this translates as MSLPLSQQLDVLRGATLADGRIVDVVLDGETVAGVVAAGTAAPGANELDLHGHVLLPAAAEPHAHLDKSRTWELANPPFGDLVTAIQQFRAFSATETVASIAARAEQTALEMLAKGFTAIRSHVDLLRGDEPLRGVEALLQVRERLTGLMDIELVALADDQIDTAVFEAALDLGVDLVGGVPHLASDPFVELDRLLTLAERRGASIDLHTDESLGGALTLPVFARRVAGWPRAGRSGMTASAGHCVRLGTLPAEERDAAISDVLAADLGIITLPITNLYLQGWGHPVSTPRGLTAVRALLDAGARLGAGADNVRDPFNPLGRCDPFETVSLLVTAAHTTVDEAYRLVSTGARDVMRLPAAGPVVGGRAELLAVRGSSLHDVAATADPSRHVIHRGRLVASTVCTVSVAAPAPAPTDRVLA
- a CDS encoding ABC transporter ATP-binding protein, with the translated sequence MTTPTTASAARASAATGTLLDFRNVEMTFPGGTVALRGVDLTVDRGEFVTVVGPSGCGKSTLLRIASGLETASDGVATMATDRIGYVFQDATLLPWRTVQENVELLAELNWQTKAQRRKKASETIELVGLKGFESHLPRQLSGGMRMRASLARSLTLEPELFLFDEPFGALDEITRENLNDELIRLFAATRFAGLFITHSVSEAVYISTKVVVMSGRPGRIVDQFEVPFDMPRDPEIRYTGEFARLVGEVSHALREGHH
- a CDS encoding PDR/VanB family oxidoreductase; amino-acid sequence: MSSPPTGDVRVEVVGRDDAAAGVVQVTLARPDRTPLPGWQPGAHIDLFLPTGDIRQYSLCSDPADPRTWRIAVLREPEGRGGSRFIADELRVGDALTAAGPRSHFAFDAGATSKAVLIAGGIGITPILAMARAAAEAGRDYELHYAGRAGRMAFVDELRERHGDRLVLHVSDEGTRLDVAAVVAEAAGAGAVAEAAGGAGVAEAAGGAGAGGAGVAAELVCCGPTRLIDAVTVEAGRHGVPLSVEHFEPAELTAPVWDQAFEVELAMSGMTIEVAPGQSVLQAIEDAGVLVLSSCTEGTCGTCETPVLEGEVDHRDSILSAAQRSRNDTMFVCVSRAACPRLVLDL
- a CDS encoding MogA/MoaB family molybdenum cofactor biosynthesis protein — encoded protein: MTGTAAVIVASTRAAAGEREDRTGPVIAAWLAERGWAARVVVVPDGDPVGAALRAAVDDGCRMVLTTGGTGLSPTDRTPEQTRAVLDREVPGIAEELRRRGAEHTPLALLSRGVAGVAGTTLVVNLPGSPGGVRDGLAVLDGILDHALDQLAGRDHAP
- a CDS encoding amidohydrolase family protein, whose product is MSLLVTHARLITVPAGTDDPGYIDDGWMLVENGRIAAIGSGEPPAAHRAAVDETLDVERAFVAPGFVSSHSHLFTSGLRGLGVADTLYGWCDAMLGTTAHMSAEQLYWSTLHGCLDFLSNGVTTAYNFTDPLQAWEPMVDGRRTGTAGIRDLDYHTRQADGCRDSGIRFVDSIGMDVTVGGDDEIFDRFGASVAHTRRMDPDRALGCSIMGQVQWSPRPEAAELEVEAMRRFGVTNQAHFLESPEAIDVQQAKFALYRDAGALGLGLMFGHFIQTTPEIIAEAVAGGASMSWQPASNGRLASGVALVPEMLEMGMRVGVGLDDQACTDVSDPWQNMRMGIYMQRARTKDPLSMMPELMLRLHTLGGAEILGVDDRVGSLEVGKLADFVVVDPLSPDVGPLWHPVRSYVLAMSPRNLKRVYVGGELVDAGGVSLNPLAAEASARVHELPELVARRGYPH